The following coding sequences lie in one Flavobacterium sediminis genomic window:
- a CDS encoding autotransporter outer membrane beta-barrel domain-containing protein: MKKIYFLFTILFSLTILAQAPEKMSYQAVIRDSGDALLVSTTVGMQISILQGSSTGTAVYVETQTPTTNANGLISIEVGNGTVVSGDFTTIDWSTGSYYIQTEIDPTGGTSYTISGASQLLSVPYALFAKNSGGIAGSEWTTNGTNINNANTGSVVVGPNVTNSNLNFYVTNTGAPKMAIGNMNNFNNVDSGELHFAEDTNYSASECGIKFQHNGNLNNLYLIGGCPAPDTIARFNRSGYSNIRQLRLGTNYNSNTANRLSVDGDSDFTGNVTITGDLNVTGNIAKGGGTFKIDHPLDPENKYLIHSFVESPDMMNIYSGNATTDANGYVTVTLPRYFEAANKDFRYQLTTIGTFAQAIIKEKIQNNKFVIQTNQPNVEVSWQITAVRADKFANENRIVPEKEKEFKGTYLHPELYGASKEQSESYVRNSEALKAQQLQNSSDLDADRE; the protein is encoded by the coding sequence ATGAAAAAAATATACTTTTTATTTACTATCCTGTTCTCTTTAACTATTTTAGCTCAGGCTCCTGAAAAAATGAGCTATCAGGCTGTAATCAGAGATTCAGGTGATGCCCTTCTTGTTTCTACTACAGTAGGAATGCAAATAAGTATTTTACAAGGTTCTTCTACAGGAACAGCTGTTTATGTAGAGACACAAACTCCGACAACAAATGCAAACGGACTGATTAGCATTGAAGTAGGAAACGGAACAGTTGTTTCCGGTGACTTTACAACTATCGATTGGTCAACAGGATCTTATTATATTCAAACAGAGATTGATCCGACAGGAGGTACTTCTTATACTATTTCAGGAGCCAGTCAACTGTTAAGTGTTCCTTATGCTCTATTTGCTAAAAACTCAGGTGGAATTGCCGGTTCAGAATGGACTACTAACGGAACTAACATTAACAATGCTAATACAGGAAGCGTTGTTGTAGGACCAAATGTTACCAACTCTAATTTGAATTTCTATGTTACTAATACAGGAGCTCCTAAAATGGCTATTGGAAACATGAATAATTTTAATAATGTAGATTCTGGTGAATTGCATTTTGCTGAGGATACCAATTATTCAGCTTCTGAATGTGGTATCAAATTCCAACATAACGGAAACTTAAACAATCTATATTTAATCGGTGGATGTCCTGCTCCGGATACCATTGCCAGATTCAACAGAAGCGGATATTCAAACATCAGACAATTACGATTAGGTACAAATTACAATTCAAATACCGCTAATAGACTTTCTGTTGACGGCGATTCTGATTTTACAGGAAATGTAACAATAACAGGAGATTTGAATGTTACAGGTAACATAGCAAAAGGAGGAGGAACTTTTAAAATTGATCACCCTTTAGATCCAGAAAATAAATATTTAATTCACAGTTTTGTGGAATCTCCGGATATGATGAATATTTATTCCGGAAATGCAACAACTGATGCTAACGGATATGTTACAGTGACTTTACCACGCTATTTTGAGGCTGCTAATAAAGACTTCAGATATCAGTTAACAACGATCGGTACTTTTGCTCAGGCAATCATCAAAGAAAAAATACAAAATAATAAATTCGTAATTCAAACTAATCAGCCTAATGTAGAGGTAAGTTGGCAAATTACAGCTGTAAGAGCAGATAAGTTTGCTAATGAGAATAGAATCGTTCCTGAAAAAGAAAAAGAATTCAAAGGGACTTACTTACACCCGGAATTATATGGAGCGAGCAAAGAACAATCTGAAAGTTATGTAAGAAATTCAGAAGCTTTAAAAGCACAACAACTACAAAATTCTTCAGATTTAGATGCTGACAGGGAATAA
- a CDS encoding T9SS type A sorting domain-containing protein: MKANKLLHFLTIVFYLGISNCFAQQSPTSSGGDLTGTTGSVSYSVGQIDYNTNSGSNGYTIEGVQQPYEISEVLATENFSELITNVSIYPNPSTDILTLKMTNSENLSLNFKLVDINGKVIKSDKIASDITEIAVSDLPSAVYFLQISDQNKEVKTYKIIKH; this comes from the coding sequence ATGAAAGCAAACAAGTTATTGCATTTCCTGACAATTGTTTTCTACTTAGGTATTTCCAATTGTTTTGCACAACAATCTCCCACTTCTTCAGGTGGAGATCTTACAGGAACAACCGGTTCTGTCTCCTACTCTGTAGGACAAATTGACTACAATACTAATTCGGGATCTAACGGATACACCATTGAAGGAGTACAACAACCCTATGAGATATCTGAAGTATTAGCTACCGAAAATTTTTCAGAATTAATCACAAACGTCAGTATTTACCCTAATCCGAGTACGGATATCCTTACCTTAAAAATGACGAATAGTGAAAATCTAAGCTTAAACTTTAAACTTGTTGACATTAACGGAAAGGTTATAAAAAGCGACAAAATAGCTTCTGACATTACAGAAATAGCAGTAAGTGACTTGCCTTCAGCAGTTTATTTTTTACAGATATCAGATCAGAATAAAGAAGTTAAAACTTATAAAATTATCAAACACTAA
- a CDS encoding GNAT family N-acetyltransferase yields MLKLNFSPFPVLESERLRFRKLTDNDVPAVLQLRSDPKVMEYIPRPLVSTQEEALAHIKMINDKIDANTDINWAVTEKGNDSCIGIMGFYRTQPENFRTELGYMILPEHHNKGYVSEAVNTLLNYAFNALNFHSIEAIIDPRNIASERVLQKNGFRKEAHLIENEFYNGEFLDTVIYSILKRDFDQI; encoded by the coding sequence ATGCTTAAACTCAATTTTTCTCCTTTTCCTGTATTGGAATCCGAGCGTTTACGATTTCGTAAACTAACCGATAATGATGTGCCTGCTGTCTTACAATTACGCAGTGATCCTAAGGTAATGGAATATATCCCACGCCCTTTAGTCAGTACTCAGGAAGAAGCATTAGCACATATTAAAATGATCAATGATAAAATCGATGCTAATACAGATATCAATTGGGCTGTCACTGAAAAAGGGAATGATTCCTGTATCGGGATCATGGGGTTTTACCGCACGCAACCGGAAAATTTTAGAACAGAATTAGGATATATGATCTTGCCGGAGCACCACAACAAAGGTTATGTTTCAGAAGCGGTTAATACCTTATTAAATTACGCTTTTAATGCTCTTAATTTTCATTCTATAGAAGCAATTATAGATCCCCGAAATATTGCTTCAGAACGGGTTTTGCAAAAAAACGGTTTTAGAAAAGAAGCGCATTTAATTGAAAATGAATTTTATAACGGAGAATTTTTGGATACTGTGATCTATAGTATTCTTAAACGTGACTTTGATCAAATATGA
- a CDS encoding DUF4199 domain-containing protein: MKTIILKNGLIGGLIVSAFMIYGTVSLMNDPDFQPNYVLGFGGMILAFLFIFTGVFQYRRENNGTVSFKKALVLGVLIALLISTIYVLIWLIEYYTFFPDFIEKYGQFQLEEAKKTITDPELLAQKEEEIKQFGELYKNPVMVIVITYTEILPLGLVFALIAALVFKKK, translated from the coding sequence ATGAAAACAATTATTTTAAAAAACGGATTAATTGGCGGACTAATTGTATCTGCCTTTATGATCTACGGAACAGTTTCTTTAATGAACGATCCGGATTTTCAACCTAATTACGTTTTAGGTTTCGGAGGTATGATCCTGGCTTTTCTCTTTATTTTCACAGGTGTCTTTCAATACCGAAGAGAGAATAATGGTACAGTCAGTTTTAAAAAAGCTCTGGTATTGGGTGTATTGATTGCTTTATTAATCTCTACGATCTACGTCTTAATATGGCTCATTGAGTACTATACTTTTTTTCCTGATTTTATTGAAAAATACGGGCAATTCCAGCTAGAAGAAGCTAAAAAAACGATCACTGATCCTGAGCTTTTGGCTCAAAAAGAAGAAGAAATTAAACAATTCGGTGAATTGTATAAAAATCCGGTAATGGTTATTGTCATTACCTATACAGAAATTTTACCGTTAGGTCTTGTTTTTGCATTAATAGCGGCATTGGTATTCAAAAAAAAATAA